The following proteins are co-located in the bacterium genome:
- a CDS encoding FtsX-like permease family protein, with protein MILSYFERLIATRYLGSKRKEVFISIITVISVVGVALSVMVLNAVLAIMTGFQEELRDKLVGANAHVVVRSLRGPFVEWADVESKIKTVSGVKAVFPYTHNQAMLMGNQTARGILIRGVANNAEAYAKLQTYTKGMEGIASALKPASIDIIRPDGSRDSVTLPPLIIGRELAMAFGLEPGEAVTLLSPNVTSSPQGMVPQQRRFVVTAIYQSGLVEYESALVYTNLQSAQAFFDLGQSVTGLEAIVADLEKAPEIAAAMRAQVANYFDIKDWTKTNEAFWRALKLERRVYFIVLLLLILIASFSIVSTLVMVVLEKGRDIAILKTIGATDRSVLKIFLFQGATIGAVGTILGTVAGYLFCIGFREYGFELDESVFSLSTVPVRLVTSNFLSVGIMAFIISSLAGVYPALRAAKIRPAEMLRYE; from the coding sequence ATGATACTCAGCTATTTTGAGCGATTGATTGCTACCCGCTACTTAGGCAGTAAGCGTAAAGAAGTATTTATTTCAATTATCACAGTAATTTCGGTCGTTGGCGTGGCCTTAAGTGTGATGGTTTTAAATGCAGTTTTAGCAATCATGACCGGGTTTCAAGAAGAGTTGCGCGATAAGTTAGTTGGCGCAAATGCGCACGTTGTAGTGCGCTCGTTACGTGGACCATTTGTCGAGTGGGCTGATGTAGAAAGTAAAATTAAAACTGTTTCTGGCGTTAAGGCAGTGTTTCCCTACACGCACAATCAAGCGATGCTGATGGGCAATCAAACGGCGCGAGGTATTTTAATTCGAGGCGTAGCCAACAATGCCGAAGCCTATGCGAAATTACAAACCTATACTAAAGGTATGGAGGGCATTGCCTCGGCACTTAAGCCCGCAAGTATTGATATTATTCGTCCGGATGGATCGCGTGACAGTGTGACCTTGCCACCATTAATTATTGGGCGAGAGCTAGCAATGGCCTTTGGACTTGAACCAGGTGAAGCTGTAACTTTGCTCTCGCCGAATGTTACAAGTTCGCCCCAAGGAATGGTTCCGCAACAACGGCGCTTCGTCGTGACGGCTATTTATCAATCTGGCTTAGTAGAATACGAGAGTGCACTAGTTTACACGAATTTACAGAGTGCGCAGGCCTTCTTTGATCTTGGGCAAAGTGTGACTGGACTTGAAGCGATTGTAGCTGATTTAGAAAAGGCGCCTGAAATTGCAGCAGCCATGCGCGCGCAAGTTGCAAATTATTTTGATATTAAGGATTGGACAAAAACCAATGAAGCATTCTGGCGCGCACTAAAATTAGAGCGTCGAGTTTACTTTATTGTGCTCTTGCTGCTGATCCTGATTGCAAGTTTTTCAATCGTTAGTACTCTGGTGATGGTTGTGCTGGAAAAAGGACGTGATATCGCAATCTTGAAGACGATTGGAGCAACTGACCGCAGTGTGCTTAAAATTTTCCTTTTCCAAGGGGCAACAATCGGAGCAGTCGGAACAATCTTAGGGACTGTTGCCGGCTACCTGTTTTGCATTGGCTTTCGTGAATATGGCTTTGAGTTGGATGAGAGTGTTTTCTCGCTTAGCACTGTCCCGGTAAGACTTGTTACTTCGAATTTTCTTAGCGTCGGGATTATGGCATTTATTATTTCATCTTTGGCTGGCGTTTATCCAGCATTACGTGCTGCTAAAATTCGACCTGCAGAAATGTTACGCTACGAATAG